In Melioribacteraceae bacterium 4301-Me, a genomic segment contains:
- a CDS encoding Fur family transcriptional regulator: MKNQKAKEEFEKFLKREKHRITPERFEVMDYALQYEGHFGADELYVKMKSENSNISRATVYNTLELLAQCDLLSKRNFGEHKSRYESNYGRKNHDHLICINCGAIKEFTNPKIEKIVEEISKSLGFEVSGYSFNIFGKCLKSETCKNKLDTKEHIR, from the coding sequence GTGAAAAATCAAAAAGCTAAAGAAGAATTTGAAAAATTTCTTAAAAGGGAAAAACATCGAATAACCCCAGAACGGTTTGAAGTAATGGATTATGCCCTTCAATACGAAGGTCATTTTGGTGCTGATGAATTATATGTGAAAATGAAAAGCGAGAACTCGAACATCTCAAGAGCAACAGTATACAACACTCTTGAGTTGTTAGCTCAATGTGACCTCCTTTCAAAAAGAAATTTTGGTGAGCATAAAAGTCGATACGAATCAAACTACGGAAGGAAAAATCACGACCACTTAATTTGCATTAACTGTGGTGCAATAAAAGAATTTACTAACCCTAAGATAGAAAAAATTGTAGAGGAAATATCTAAAAGCTTGGGATTTGAGGTCTCGGGTTATTCATTTAATATTTTTGGTAAATGCCTTAAATCAGAAACATGCAAAAATAAACTTGATACAAAAGAACACATTAGATAA
- a CDS encoding ferrous iron transport protein A, which yields MKAQLIRLGIAEGDVVKCIERLPGGTVIIQKNRQEIAIGLELAKKIKISLK from the coding sequence ATGAAAGCACAACTAATTCGTTTAGGCATAGCTGAAGGTGACGTTGTAAAATGCATTGAAAGGTTGCCTGGCGGTACAGTTATTATTCAAAAAAATAGACAGGAAATTGCAATAGGCTTAGAGTTAGCAAAAAAAATTAAAATATCACTCAAATAG
- a CDS encoding redoxin domain-containing protein, producing MHLKVGDVAPDFTLVNTNLEPVSLSQFKHKNNVVLLFFPAVGTSVCEKELCTTRDSMKDYENLDAQVLAISVDSPFAQKLWANIHKFNFTLLSDFNKEVSQLYGAFYDVWLPDKAGLKGVAKRSAFVIDKNGVIQYVEVLENASNEPNYNAIQEVLKRLK from the coding sequence ATGCATCTTAAAGTTGGAGATGTAGCACCAGATTTCACTTTGGTGAATACTAATTTAGAACCAGTTTCATTAAGTCAATTTAAACACAAAAATAATGTCGTTCTTTTATTTTTCCCCGCTGTCGGTACGTCCGTATGTGAGAAAGAATTATGTACTACAAGAGATAGTATGAAAGATTATGAAAATCTTGATGCTCAAGTGCTTGCAATTAGTGTTGATAGTCCATTCGCTCAAAAATTATGGGCTAATATTCATAAGTTTAATTTTACTCTTTTGAGCGACTTCAATAAAGAAGTCTCACAACTATACGGTGCGTTTTATGATGTTTGGCTGCCTGATAAAGCTGGATTAAAGGGTGTGGCAAAGCGCTCAGCATTTGTAATTGATAAAAATGGAGTAATACAATATGTAGAAGTGCTTGAAAATGCCAGCAATGAACCAAATTATAACGCTATTCAAGAAGTGCTAAAAAGGTTAAAGTAA
- the bcp gene encoding thioredoxin-dependent thiol peroxidase, with protein sequence MLAIGKKAPQFTLFDSDGNKVSLKDFLGRYVVLYFYPKDMTPGCTKEACDFRDSFSAFDELDAVVVGVSPDSIESHKKFKEKYNLPFILLSDESKKVLIKYGVWKEKKLYGRKYMGVERTTVLIDEKGIVRKIFNNVKVEGHIAELIRTLNQS encoded by the coding sequence ATGTTAGCCATAGGTAAAAAAGCACCACAATTTACTCTATTCGACTCAGATGGTAATAAAGTATCGCTTAAAGACTTTTTAGGTAGGTATGTGGTTCTTTATTTTTATCCTAAAGATATGACCCCTGGATGCACTAAAGAAGCATGTGATTTTAGAGATTCATTCAGTGCTTTTGATGAACTTGATGCTGTAGTTGTTGGTGTTAGTCCAGATTCAATAGAATCCCATAAGAAATTTAAAGAAAAATATAATTTACCATTTATACTTTTAAGTGATGAATCAAAAAAAGTTCTGATAAAGTACGGCGTGTGGAAAGAAAAAAAATTGTACGGCAGAAAATATATGGGTGTTGAAAGAACAACCGTTTTAATTGATGAAAAAGGAATTGTTCGCAAAATATTTAATAACGTGAAAGTAGAAGGACATATAGCCGAACTAATTCGAACACTAAATCAATCATAG
- a CDS encoding SDR family oxidoreductase, with protein MDDAQVSLVTGASRGIGRAIAIKLAGEKHKLAIFGRDKEKIEQTVETIKKMGSEALPFIGDVADPMFVNEAVNQVLLSFGKVDNLINNAGIGIFKKFIDSSLEEFKKQIEVNVYGIYNFTKAVIDNMISNNSGTIINISSLAGKNGLAYGTMYSASKHAVMGFSKSLMHEVREFNIRVVTVCPGSVATEFISGTEIEPRNLEKVLSAEDIAEVVASIINLPMRATVSEIEIRPTNPK; from the coding sequence ATGGATGACGCACAAGTTTCATTAGTTACTGGTGCTTCTCGAGGGATTGGGAGAGCAATAGCGATAAAGCTTGCTGGAGAAAAGCATAAACTTGCAATTTTTGGTAGAGATAAAGAGAAAATAGAACAAACGGTGGAGACAATTAAAAAAATGGGTTCTGAAGCTTTACCTTTCATAGGTGATGTGGCTGATCCTATGTTCGTAAATGAAGCTGTAAATCAAGTGCTGTTGAGTTTTGGTAAAGTTGATAATTTAATAAATAACGCTGGCATCGGTATCTTTAAAAAATTTATTGATAGTTCGCTTGAAGAATTTAAAAAACAAATTGAAGTAAATGTTTATGGAATTTATAACTTTACTAAAGCTGTGATTGATAATATGATTTCAAATAACAGCGGTACTATTATTAATATATCTTCTTTAGCTGGTAAAAATGGTTTAGCTTATGGTACTATGTATAGTGCTAGTAAACATGCAGTGATGGGCTTTTCTAAATCTTTAATGCATGAAGTACGTGAATTCAATATTCGGGTTGTAACAGTATGCCCAGGTTCGGTAGCAACTGAATTTATTAGTGGTACAGAAATAGAACCCAGAAACTTAGAAAAAGTTTTAAGTGCAGAAGATATTGCCGAAGTTGTAGCCAGCATAATTAACTTACCAATGAGAGCAACTGTAAGTGAAATAGAGATTAGACCGACTAATCCAAAATGA
- a CDS encoding RNA polymerase sigma factor, which produces MPETDNDFELVKSFIEGNEDAFNHIVKKYQQKIYWHARRMLGNHLDADEVAQQVIIVLYNKLKTFNFRSSLYTWIYRIVSTRSINQIKKNKVKRLLSIDEIRENDLPYQRDIIDDISNKQQIEKVHNLLQKLPVKQREVFIMRAFDQLSYEEISKITGKSIGGLKANYFHALKKIVRMMKNEKG; this is translated from the coding sequence ATGCCTGAAACCGATAATGACTTTGAATTAGTAAAAAGCTTCATTGAAGGCAATGAAGATGCTTTTAACCATATTGTTAAAAAATATCAGCAGAAAATATATTGGCATGCAAGAAGAATGCTTGGCAATCACTTAGATGCTGACGAGGTTGCCCAGCAAGTAATAATAGTTCTTTATAACAAACTAAAGACTTTCAATTTTAGGTCAAGCTTATACACATGGATTTACAGAATTGTTAGTACACGAAGTATTAATCAAATAAAAAAAAATAAAGTAAAAAGACTTTTAAGCATAGATGAAATTCGTGAAAATGATTTACCTTATCAACGAGATATAATTGATGATATTTCTAATAAACAACAAATTGAAAAAGTCCATAATCTATTACAAAAGTTGCCGGTAAAGCAAAGAGAGGTCTTTATAATGCGCGCTTTCGACCAATTATCATACGAAGAAATCTCAAAAATTACCGGTAAAAGTATTGGCGGGTTGAAGGCTAATTATTTTCATGCATTAAAAAAAATAGTAAGGATGATGAAAAATGAAAAAGGATGA
- a CDS encoding FeoB small GTPase domain-containing protein — translation MKTDNIILNKHSRVKELDDKNAISPLSKTEKIVLVGNPNVGKSCFFNYLSGIYVDVSNFPGTTVAITKSYYKGKEIYDTPGIYGVGSFNDEEKVARDIIISADKILNVVNSLHLERDLFLTLQLIEMGKKISVLLNFTDEVKKRKIKIDSSKLSELLGVEVIETAAINNYGFEKLDFAIENARVGKQQLELNLLLDEVIKRTNSQAEALLIMEGDQEIAKINNLPFGTPEQRERLYINRRNKVNEIVDQIEYEDTKKGEFFNKLGRLSLNPFTGIPILIIMLVLVYFFIGDLVSQRITNYTENTLGKGIFEYYTKSFISNFTPVKINVQLTDEKQNIITQKDFNFPNGMNNQPALKKEFENLSKKPGAVTTFHFINPLVKLFFGEFGVITMTTTYLIFLLLPLVIGFYLVMAFLEDSGYLPRLATMLDRTFNKLGLNGKAVIPIMLGFGCVTMANITTRILGTNREKTIVTAILQFVIPCSAQLAVITVLLSGAGIEPLLIYISVIFGVLIILSTILNKMLPGESSPLLIDLPVMQLPRLKNILKKTYYRSVGFMKEAGFWFFVGALGVGIMQITGLLTVWQNILAPITTSWLKLPREAATAFVMGIVRRDFGAAGLFDMKLTVNQITVAIITITLFVPCIASFVVMLKERGWKEGLSIWFGTWVTAFLIGGIVAQILI, via the coding sequence ATGAAAACAGATAACATAATTCTCAATAAGCATTCAAGGGTCAAAGAACTTGATGATAAGAACGCCATTTCTCCATTGTCTAAAACTGAAAAAATCGTTTTGGTCGGTAATCCTAACGTTGGGAAATCTTGCTTCTTTAATTATCTAAGCGGCATATATGTCGATGTATCGAATTTCCCCGGCACTACAGTTGCAATTACCAAAAGTTATTACAAAGGTAAAGAAATCTATGATACACCAGGTATTTATGGAGTGGGTTCTTTTAATGATGAAGAAAAAGTAGCAAGAGATATAATTATCTCAGCAGATAAAATTTTAAACGTTGTCAACTCACTTCATTTAGAAAGAGATTTATTTCTTACTTTGCAGTTAATTGAAATGGGCAAAAAAATTTCGGTGCTGTTAAATTTTACAGATGAAGTAAAAAAAAGAAAAATAAAAATCGATAGTTCTAAGTTAAGTGAACTTCTTGGTGTTGAGGTAATTGAAACTGCTGCGATTAATAATTATGGTTTTGAAAAGTTAGATTTTGCCATAGAAAATGCACGGGTCGGCAAACAGCAATTAGAATTAAACCTTCTGCTCGACGAGGTTATTAAAAGAACGAACTCTCAAGCTGAAGCTTTGTTAATAATGGAAGGTGACCAAGAAATTGCTAAAATAAATAACCTGCCATTTGGAACCCCAGAACAAAGAGAAAGACTTTATATTAATAGAAGAAACAAAGTAAATGAAATCGTTGACCAAATTGAATATGAAGACACTAAGAAAGGCGAGTTTTTTAACAAACTTGGAAGACTCTCGCTCAATCCATTTACAGGGATACCAATCTTAATTATTATGCTGGTCTTGGTATATTTCTTTATTGGAGATTTAGTATCACAAAGAATAACTAATTATACTGAAAATACTTTAGGCAAGGGTATATTCGAGTACTATACAAAATCATTCATTTCTAATTTTACTCCAGTAAAAATTAATGTACAACTTACAGATGAAAAACAAAATATTATCACTCAAAAAGATTTTAATTTCCCAAACGGAATGAACAATCAGCCGGCTCTTAAAAAAGAATTTGAGAACTTATCTAAAAAGCCCGGTGCTGTTACAACATTTCATTTTATTAATCCTCTTGTCAAATTATTTTTTGGTGAGTTCGGTGTAATTACAATGACAACTACTTATCTAATTTTCCTATTACTTCCTTTAGTAATTGGTTTTTATTTAGTAATGGCATTCTTAGAAGATAGTGGCTATTTACCGCGTTTAGCTACTATGTTGGACCGTACCTTTAACAAATTAGGCTTAAATGGGAAGGCAGTAATCCCAATAATGCTTGGTTTTGGCTGTGTAACTATGGCTAATATAACAACAAGAATTTTAGGTACTAACAGAGAAAAAACTATTGTAACTGCAATATTGCAATTTGTAATCCCATGTTCAGCACAACTTGCTGTAATAACTGTGCTGTTAAGCGGAGCCGGGATAGAGCCATTGTTAATCTACATATCAGTTATTTTTGGTGTTTTAATTATTCTGTCTACAATTTTAAATAAGATGTTACCAGGCGAAAGTTCCCCTTTGTTAATTGATTTACCAGTTATGCAATTACCAAGACTTAAAAATATTCTTAAAAAAACATATTACCGAAGTGTTGGTTTTATGAAAGAAGCAGGTTTTTGGTTTTTTGTAGGAGCTTTAGGTGTTGGAATAATGCAAATAACAGGTTTACTTACGGTCTGGCAAAATATTTTAGCACCAATAACTACTTCATGGCTAAAGCTCCCTCGAGAAGCTGCAACTGCTTTTGTTATGGGCATAGTAAGAAGAGATTTTGGTGCTGCAGG
- a CDS encoding Spy/CpxP family protein refolding chaperone, translating to MKKNMLLIAVATLISFGLISAQPNKPKRPMFQNMGRIFSQLNLTADQQKQINDIMYNQRQKAIDLQSSIEKNRLELQRMIRNNNIDDAKILSLVDDNSKLQAQLKSERVKSWLAVYKILTPEQRETWTKAFGKLGSEIGFMRNKAHMLRKFGIGQKWW from the coding sequence ATGAAAAAGAACATGCTTCTTATCGCAGTAGCAACATTAATAAGTTTTGGTTTAATTAGCGCACAACCCAATAAGCCAAAACGACCAATGTTTCAAAACATGGGAAGAATTTTTTCCCAGCTTAATTTAACCGCAGATCAGCAAAAGCAAATCAATGATATTATGTATAACCAAAGGCAAAAGGCAATTGACTTACAAAGCAGCATAGAAAAAAATAGACTTGAACTTCAAAGAATGATTCGTAACAATAATATTGACGATGCAAAGATATTAAGCCTCGTTGACGATAACAGCAAACTTCAGGCACAGTTAAAATCAGAGCGAGTAAAATCTTGGCTTGCTGTTTATAAAATTTTAACACCTGAGCAGCGAGAAACATGGACCAAAGCATTCGGAAAACTTGGCAGTGAAATTGGATTTATGAGGAATAAAGCTCATATGCTTAGAAAATTCGGTATAGGACAAAAGTGGTGGTAA
- a CDS encoding tetratricopeptide repeat protein, with translation MKRFASLIVLISLLVGFESYAQKNEMDVEAAKAYNEGNSLLKAGNYEGAVKQYDIALKTSTDYRIYYQKGIALKKQGKLQEAEAAFKSAIQSNPNFDISYNGLGGVYFEEGKYLDAADAFKKFGELTKNKTMKDKANEYVARSLAKLAEEEKSDGKLDKALEHLNEAIKYYSLDAAYITLAMIEIDNGNFQKAIDATDAVIAMKNSSLKGAAYYYRGLAYKKLNDSAKARENFELAKKDPQYKKLSDYELNNMK, from the coding sequence ATGAAAAGATTTGCATCGTTAATCGTTCTCATTTCTTTGCTGGTTGGCTTTGAATCTTATGCACAAAAAAATGAAATGGATGTTGAAGCAGCTAAAGCCTACAACGAGGGTAACAGTTTGTTGAAAGCTGGTAATTACGAAGGTGCAGTAAAACAATACGACATTGCATTGAAAACTTCTACTGATTATAGAATATATTACCAAAAAGGTATAGCTTTGAAAAAACAAGGTAAATTGCAGGAAGCAGAGGCAGCTTTTAAATCTGCTATTCAAAGCAACCCAAATTTTGATATTTCTTACAACGGCTTGGGCGGCGTTTATTTTGAAGAAGGTAAATATTTGGATGCTGCTGATGCTTTCAAAAAATTTGGTGAATTGACAAAAAATAAAACAATGAAGGATAAAGCCAACGAGTATGTTGCACGTTCCTTAGCTAAGCTTGCAGAAGAGGAAAAAAGCGATGGAAAATTAGACAAAGCTTTGGAACACCTGAACGAGGCAATTAAATATTACAGCCTCGATGCGGCCTACATTACACTTGCAATGATTGAAATAGATAATGGCAATTTTCAAAAGGCTATTGATGCAACTGATGCTGTTATTGCTATGAAAAACTCTTCATTGAAAGGTGCTGCATATTATTATAGAGGACTTGCTTATAAAAAACTTAATGATTCAGCTAAAGCTAGAGAAAATTTTGAGCTCGCTAAAAAAGATCCACAGTATAAAAAACTCAGCGATTACGAGCTAAATAATATGAAGTAA
- the folE gene encoding GTP cyclohydrolase I FolE, whose product MNLDLFAESVRSILELIGEDLNRPGLKKTPKRVAKAYEFLMQGYKKNIDDVLNGAIFEEKYDEMVIVKDIDFYSMCEHHLLPFYGKVHVAYIPNGKIVGISKIPRIVDVFARRLQVQERMTRQICDTLEKYLSPDGTAVVVEAYHMCMMMRGVEKQNSITTTSAMQGVFKESERTRNEFLNLIQSKRI is encoded by the coding sequence GTGAATTTGGATTTATTTGCAGAATCTGTTAGGTCAATACTTGAACTTATTGGTGAAGACTTAAATCGACCTGGATTAAAAAAAACTCCTAAAAGAGTTGCAAAAGCCTACGAGTTTTTGATGCAGGGCTACAAAAAAAATATAGATGATGTTTTAAATGGCGCTATATTTGAAGAAAAATATGATGAGATGGTAATTGTAAAAGATATTGATTTTTATTCCATGTGTGAACATCATTTGTTACCTTTTTATGGGAAAGTTCATGTTGCGTACATACCAAATGGTAAAATTGTTGGCATTAGTAAAATACCTAGAATAGTAGATGTTTTTGCACGTAGACTGCAAGTACAGGAAAGAATGACCCGACAAATATGCGATACATTAGAGAAATATCTTTCACCAGATGGTACTGCAGTTGTTGTTGAAGCCTACCATATGTGTATGATGATGCGAGGCGTTGAAAAACAAAATTCAATTACAACAACAAGTGCAATGCAAGGTGTTTTTAAAGAAAGCGAGAGAACACGCAACGAGTTCTTAAACCTAATTCAATCAAAAAGGATATGA
- a CDS encoding 6-pyruvoyl tetrahydropterin synthase family protein, whose amino-acid sequence MNIYITRRETFSASHRLYNENFTDEENERVFGKCSNPNGHGHNYILEVVVKGEPNKNTGYVIDLKILKSIIRENVIKKVDHKNLNIDVDFLKGIIPTAENIAIGIWNELKDKIPDAKLYAVKLYETENNYVEYKGE is encoded by the coding sequence ATGAACATTTACATAACTCGCAGAGAGACATTTAGTGCATCTCACAGATTATACAACGAAAATTTTACCGATGAAGAGAACGAAAGGGTTTTTGGTAAATGCAGTAATCCTAATGGTCATGGTCATAATTATATTTTAGAGGTTGTTGTAAAAGGCGAGCCTAATAAAAATACTGGTTATGTGATTGACCTGAAAATCTTAAAATCTATTATAAGAGAAAATGTTATTAAAAAAGTAGATCATAAAAATCTTAATATTGACGTAGATTTCTTAAAAGGTATTATACCTACAGCGGAAAATATAGCAATAGGGATTTGGAATGAACTAAAAGACAAAATCCCCGATGCAAAACTGTATGCGGTTAAATTATATGAAACAGAAAATAATTACGTAGAATACAAAGGAGAATAA
- a CDS encoding SDR family oxidoreductase, with protein sequence MSDKSKVIWLTGASSGIGKTIAELFVKKNHKVVCCSRNIDKLKKLKSELESDSRLIKIYKLDVANPNEVFDTYQEIKKEADIDCLINNAGITSFNAAKDDSVEEIRKIIETNLLGSIYTIKAVLPDFIKKKHGTIINILSVVTKKIFENSSVYSASKQGLLAYTNVLREEVREHNIRVINIIPGATKTPIWSNDILEKYSQRMMTPNDISKIVFDVFSLNTNIVAEEIVLRPIKGDL encoded by the coding sequence ATGAGTGATAAATCAAAAGTTATTTGGCTAACCGGCGCTAGTTCTGGTATTGGCAAAACCATTGCGGAGTTGTTTGTTAAAAAAAATCATAAAGTCGTATGTTGTTCAAGGAATATTGATAAGTTAAAAAAACTTAAAAGTGAACTGGAAAGTGATTCAAGACTAATTAAAATTTATAAGCTGGATGTTGCAAATCCAAATGAAGTTTTTGATACTTATCAAGAAATAAAAAAGGAAGCTGATATTGATTGTTTGATTAATAATGCTGGTATAACTTCGTTCAATGCTGCCAAAGATGATTCAGTCGAGGAAATTCGTAAAATAATTGAAACTAATTTACTCGGTTCAATCTACACAATCAAAGCAGTGCTTCCCGACTTTATTAAAAAAAAGCATGGGACAATTATTAATATACTTTCAGTTGTTACTAAAAAGATTTTTGAAAACAGCAGTGTGTACTCTGCTTCCAAACAAGGCTTACTTGCTTATACTAATGTGCTAAGAGAAGAAGTACGTGAACATAATATACGTGTAATAAACATAATTCCAGGGGCAACTAAAACGCCAATATGGTCAAACGATATACTTGAGAAATATTCTCAGAGGATGATGACGCCTAATGATATTAGCAAAATTGTTTTTGATGTTTTTTCGTTAAATACAAATATAGTAGCTGAAGAAATTGTATTGAGACCTATAAAAGGAGATTTGTAA